Proteins co-encoded in one Aethina tumida isolate Nest 87 chromosome 7, icAetTumi1.1, whole genome shotgun sequence genomic window:
- the LOC109597768 gene encoding ral GTPase-activating protein subunit beta isoform X1: MNLGLFNRMNLKESGDNKGMYSEWTSLNLIVHQSGEENQSVLEKFGKATSKDVTLGLVRQLASNLGITHPPERSTLTTDKDVQWCMEVLCFGLSLPLSEHEAIKDCVNVYCEWLTALLPNPKICVPKPIMDDPNMYSRKIISHLHYLFIPRKGEDWPFLYQDIGIDTINRQAVLCHRVLRTLQQIAHESKLLERDTWESLLLFLLAINDTLLAPPTVKDDVADQLCERILSVLFEIWLIACAQCFPSPPLWKTLRECCMNWRHRVALIEQWNRVNLALTSKVLTFMYGPNFPELKIGDEDIIPMGMSNDCIAQSWYRFLNTIGNPVNLTKPEVISQTQKFLQFAISTDGVVDPSQHPCLQALPLIFLKAIKGIAGQVDAFLGLAQPVWWDSVVTGGGSTDKLKEASLASVSHSPTPPTQRRLAKSFSVAPTSVNKGVPKSTLISLTTSRSSAIPVTSTNSGPSSTSSVSSLTSFGPDSKTPLAPGRPKCNSILHLFGEWLFEAAFIGCDLPQKQSDQKRPNSIVMDNKSSLSYSQPGSLADSGDFTSNLPIERYEAGRAEALGTLCRIMCAKKTGEEILPVYLARFYLAVLQGLKLNSYRECGETMVAILLNSTDLFRLDLDGVRVLVPSFIAALELVLPNKDLKVPTGVNKVELRRASIHLLLSILVLPLHFQNVVIKELINTGHPEKVVTCSQLKPKMMNLLTNGLQVETDPVNTHMLLGGLFLCVQDSAIFEKVQQVQQTAETSSNLLSSASDTASTISMASSNDRSTTPDQGPSIEYDPLLLPLDSAHALFVRATYLVCHRLISSWKTDLSISLAALELLSGLARIHIKESNALECKRTVKWLCDYIIQQCSKPPQAHSKDLHSTIVAAFQCCSVWLLEHPYLLRDKECLTTVLEVAELGVSGTKSVGKPGEGVKMKEEKELKPASMRVRDAAENLLTYILEQVGYFPNECGPESISSLLDEVSLLQHCNSWPTNCNDQSSAVERFRYFVTEGSVMMALLEEPLGNDQDPQPTVTLLIRGPFGRHAWTLQLRHLPRHRSGTKYHAPNPCRPVVMQDTPVRPQTKQKYFPDSVERVSHCKVDQSIPTMESAIANNETVNSETNMLAQLINRQTVVENNLAAVQSSTVAPECSPPPVCHDFQTARLFLSHFGLLTLDDDEEKSAVSPSLATLDSSATDFCKDLSMLDNMSPRTWDTVHIFYVRTQQTQAQDIVNNVLNENLLSPFFLEFIHSLGWPVEVNKHPGWTGHVSTSWKVSPNTQPASAQPSKCYDGSSHVLYWADACSEVAFVVPSHVKSKDDHSESFQTSSLSSWSERSLSDSGSRDKRTLSLDLDKQPVAPKRSGPRSNYTYTNTKIMVVWLESFEDHLTLPVDDLLNYMNTGLEKGVTPKSSDVLVIYLHILSTGLLIVSLQGPSGRVGLASPLVDGMVVSRRALGPLVRHTALNMARRRRLDSESYQPPHVRRRLKVQEIVQKYKREMSKPELLTYLFSST, translated from the exons ATGAATTTAGGACTGTTTAATCGTATGAACTTGAAA GAAAGCGGCGACAATAAAGGAATGTATTCAGAATGGACGTCTTTAAATCTGATCGTCCATCAGTCAGGGGAGGAAAACCAAAGTGTCTTGGAAAAGTTCGGCAAAGCTACAAGTAAGGATGTAACTCTGGGGCTTGTCAGACAACTTGCCAGCAATTTGGGCATCACACATCCTCCTGAACGAAGCACTCTTACTACTGACAAAGAT gttcAGTGGTGCATGGAAGTGTTGTGCTTTGGTTTGTCACTACCACTTTCAGAACATGAGGCTATCAAGGATTGTGTCAATGTTTATTGTGAATGGTTGACAGCTTTGCTACCCAATCCAAAGATTTGTGTTCCGAAACCAATAATGGATGACCCAAACATGTACTccagaaaaattatatcacacttacactatttatttatacccaGGAAAGGTGAAG ACTGGCCTTTTTTGTATCAGGACATAG GGATTGACACAATAAACCGACAAGCAGTATTGTGTCACAGAGTTCTGAGGACACTGCAGCAGATTGCACATGAATCCAAACTGCTAGAAAGGGATACATGGGAGTccttgttattatttttacttgcaATTAATGATACTTTGTTGGCACCTCCAACTGTGAAAGATGATGTAGCTGATCAACTTTGTGAGAGAATACTCAGTGTACTATTTgag ATTTGGCTAATAGCTTGTGCTCAATGCTTCCCTTCACCACCACTGTGGAAAACATTAAGAGAATGCTGCATGAATTGGCGACACAGAGTTGCACTAATTGAGCAGTGGAACAGAGTGAATCTTGCTTTAACTTCCAAGGTTCTTACATTCATGTATGGACCCAACTTTcctgaattaaaaattg GAGATGAAGACATTATTCCCATGGGCATGAGTAACGACTGTATTGCTCAAAGTTGGTATCGGTTTTTAAACACCATAGGAAATCCAGTCAATCTTACAAAACCAGAA GTAATTAGCCAAACACAGAAATTTTTGCAGTTTGCAATTAGCACGGACGGAGTTGTCGATCCCTCTCAGCACCCATGTCTTCAGGCTTTGCCTTTGATTTTCTTGAAAGCTATCAAGGGAATCGCAGGTCAAGTCGACGCCTTTCTAG GTCTAGCTCAACCTGTCTGGTGGGACTCTGTGGTGACTGGTGGCGGCAGCACGGACAAACTGAAGGAGGCCTCATTGGCCTCCGTCTCACACTCGCCCACGCCTCCGACCCAAAGGAGGCTGGCTAAGAGCTTTAGCGTGGCACCGACTTCGGTTAACAAGG gtGTACCAAAATCAACATTGATTAGTCTGACAACTAGTAGAAGTTCCGCAATTCCCGTTACTTCTACAAATTCCGGACCAAGTTCAACATCAAGCGTTTCCT CATTGACGTCGTTTGGACCTGACTCAAAAACACCATTGGCACCAGGGCGACCGAAATGCAACAGTATCCTGCATTTATTCGGAGAATGGCTGTTTGAAGCTGCTTTTATAGGCTGCGATCTACCGCAAA aGCAAAGTGATCAAAAGCGTCCTAATTCGATAGTAATGGATAATAAATCTTCCCTAAGTTATTCTCAACCCGGATCGCTGGCCGATTCCGGGGACTTCACCTCGAATCTACCCATCGAAAGATACGAAGCCGGACGCGCTGAAGCGCTGGGCACCCTGTGTAGAATAATGTGCGCCAAGAAAACTGGTGAGGAAATCCTGCCGGTATATTTGGCACGGTTTTACTTGGCGGTGCTGCAAGGACTGAAGCTGAATTCGTACAGGGAGTGTGGTGAAACGATGGTGGCGATACTGTTGAATTCCACCGATTTGTTCCGTTTGGATTTGGATGGCGTTAGAGTATTGGTGCCGTCGTTTATTGCTGCATTAGAACTGGTATTGCCGAATAAAGACCTAAAAGTACCAACAGGTGTCAACAAGGTGGAACTTAGAAGAGCATCAATACACTTGTTGTTGTCTATACTTGTACTACCATTGCACTTTCAAAATGTCGTCATTAAAGAACTAATTAACACAG GACATCCTGAGAAAGTGGTAACATGCAGTCAATTAAAACCCAAGATGATGAATTTGTTGACTAACGGTTTACAAGTAGAGACGGACCCAGTCAATACACATATGTTACTAGGGGGACTGTTTTTGTGCGTACAGGATTCTGCGATATTTGAAAAAGTCCAACAGGTTCAACAAACCGCAGAGACATCCAGCAATCTGCTTAGTTCtg CTTCCGACACAGCAAGTACAATAAGCATGGCAAGCAGTAATGACCGCAGTACAACTCCAGATCAGGGTCCGTCGATCGAATACGACCCATTGCTGTTGCCCCTAG ATTCTGCGCATGCCCTGTTTGTACGTGCGACTTATCTGGTATGTCATCGGTTGATATCGTCATGGAAGACTGATTTAAGCATCTCCTTGGCGGCATTAGAATTGCTCTCGGGGCTTGCAAGAATTCACATTAAAGAATCCA acGCGTTGGAGTGTAAGAGAACGGTGAAATGGCTCTGTGATTATATCATTCAGCAATGTTCAAAGCCTCCACAGGCTCATTCAAAAGATTTACATTCCACGATAGTCGCTGCTTTTCAATGCTGCTCAGTTTGGCTTCTGGAACATCCCTATTTGCTGCGGGATAAAGAGTGCCTAACGACTGTTTTGGAAGTGGCAGAACTTGGAGTGTCCGGTACTAAATCGGTTGGAAAACCTGGAGAGGGTGTGAAAATGAAGGAAGAAAAAGAATTGAAGCCGGCTTCTATGAGAGTAAGAGACGCAGCTGAGAATTTATTGACTTATATTTTGGAGCAAGTTGGTTATTTTCCTAATGAATGTGGACCAGAGAGTATATCTTCACTCCTAG atgagGTTTCCCTGTTACAACATTGCAATTCTTGGCCCACCAATTGCAATGATCAGTCCTCAGCTGTGGAAAGATTCAGGTACTTTGTTACTGAAGGCTCTGTGATGATGGCTTTATTAGAGGAACCACTGGGTAATGATCAA GATCCACAGCCCACAGTAACATTGCTGATCCGTGGCCCATTCGGACGACACGCCTGGACTTTGCAGTTACGTCATTTGCCTCGACACCGGTCTGGTACTAAATATCACGCACCCAATCCATGTCGACCTGTAGTAATGCAAGATACACCAGTAAGGCCCCAAACAAAACAGAAATACTTCCCTGACAGTGTTGAAAGAGTTTCTCACTGCAAAGT TGATCAGTCCATTCCAACCATGGAGTCCGCTATTGCAAACAACGAAACTGTAAATTCGGAAACGAATATGTTGGCGCAATTAATTAACAGACAAACTGTTGTTGAAAACAATTTGGCGGCAGTACAATCTTCTACTGTTGCACCGGAATGTTCGCCGCCTCCAGTGTGTCATGATTTCCAAACTGCCAGGTTGTTTTTGTCACATTTCGGTCTCTTAACACTAGATGATGACGAAGAAAAATCTGCAGTCAGTCCCAGTTTGGCAACTTTGGACAGTAGCGCCACAGACTTCTGCAAAGATCTCTCTATGTTAGACAATATGAGTCCGAGAACTTGGGACACAGTACACATATTCTACGTGCGTACTCAACAAACCCAAGCTCAAGATATTgtcaataatgttttaaatgaaaatttactgTCGCCGTTTTTCTTGGAGTTCATACATTCCCTGGGTTGGCCTGTGGAAGTCAACAAACATCCAG GTTGGACTGGACATGTATCCACGAGTTGGAAAGTGTCACCAAATACACAACCGGCCTCGGCCCAGCCATCAAAATGTTACGACGGATCGTCACATGTTTTGTACTGGGCCGACGCATGTTCTGAAGTAGCGTTTGTGGTGCCGTCTCATGTTAAATCCAAAGACGATCATTCTGAATCATTCCAAACGAGTAGCCTTTCAT ctTGGAGCGAACGCAGCTTATCTGACAGTGGCTCCAGAGATAAACGGACGCTGAGTTTGGATTTGGATAAACAACCGGTGGCACCAAAACGATCCGGTCCAAGatcaaattatacttacaccaatacaaaaataatggtGGTTTGGCTGGAGAGTTTCGAGGATCATTTGACTTTACCAGTTGACGATTTGCTAAATTATATGAACACAGGACTTGAGAAAGGAGTTACACCCAAGTCTTCAGATGTGTTGGTTATTTATTTGCACATTTTAAGCACTGGACTGTTAATAGTCAGTTTGCAAGGTCCGTCAGGAAGGGTCGGACTTGCGTCTCCTCTGGTAGATGGTATGGTGGTGAGCAGACGAGCTTTGGGACCTTTAGTGAGACATACTGCTCTGAATATGGCTAGACGGAGACGTCTTGATTCAGaaag ttaTCAACCTCCACACGTTAGGCGGAGATTGAAGGTACAAGAAATTGTGCAAAAATACAAGAGAGAGATGAGTAAACCTGAATTATTAACTTACCTTTTTAGctctacttaa